In Anopheles gambiae chromosome 2, idAnoGambNW_F1_1, whole genome shotgun sequence, a single window of DNA contains:
- the LOC1276500 gene encoding aspartyl/asparaginyl beta-hydroxylase isoform X6, translating to MSGDTQAKKRKDKKRKKDDEDTVKETTVHAPKQPSAGAAQAAKEPGDVQMHIQSDHGTGGHWCAKVVFFILLAGLGALIGLIIMENQGVSNEDTPLSESRYSEFFNGWVDENRQDDHHHDEVLAAINSLDDHDDEGDAHHAVEDHDGGEDDGHDQDGDDDDHDDGAPYAEEEDHDDDEDGTEVQDDDEDEGPASKLDDDEVEEIYTQQEAAEQQQAAADDDDDGDDDGQDDDDEDDDAVLTNSKTELEDDNDDNDDEQDENDDDNDENNDDENAAAEQDDDDENEEDNNKNVDSEEEPAGNADDDDDNQNELANEDDDDDQDDTPFDEVKRSNALNDNANRNVPTINEDTVQTSVPEPERNQVPVTTTVPSTEGAVTGDTLKDQMDELVRNYNKLAESLDVPKVEEVVDFPDTIAAQVNEDANDDGDEEEILEVTRGSQPANDDDDDDVDDDDAAFSELVDNDGGEEEYLEKLRAEQQRRAAAEAERRAAAEPEEETSQIPSRAEEADRSYQEELRRAEQQLDENKPQEALAAFDRILLRTPNSIDALIGRARSLDALAEQRRSNAILTEAIAAYRKVIEHELSVDDGTLKTVAERCIDRMRFQGQHAQAIEVHNVLIRRFDNEPLYRNQLAVSYLYLNRLAEAKAVLHETLLRWIDNGFALVHYGFVLKTLDQNMELAAQYLQEGIETGHPGTQDGRFYFQLGDALQRLGRNSEARAVYRKGVQKKLFRSVYQRSLYNVDGLAARPYWTEEQTTYATELELIRAKWREVRDEGLKLLTSAGVFVNESENLRDRGDWKQLELFSRGARVERNCARAPYTCRLVEQYFPAARTCKRGQVKFSVMHPGTHVWPHCGPTNCRVRAHLGLRVPPGTYIRVAEETRSWENGKWLIFDDSFEHEVWHNGTETRLVLIVDFWHPELTESQRRTLSPI from the exons ATGTCTGGTGACACGCAGGCCAAGAAGCGGAAGGataagaagaggaagaaag ATGATGAAGATACGGTGAAGGAAACGACGGTCCATGCACCGAAGCAACCGTCAGCCGGTGCTGCCCAGGCCGCGAAGGAACCGGGCGATGTGCAGATGCACATCCAGAGCGACCACGGCACTGGCGGCCACTGGTGTGCGAAGGTCGTGTTCTTCATCCTGCTGGCCGGTCTCGGTGCACTGATTGGGCTGATCATTATGGAAAATCAGGGCGTCTCGAACGAGGACACGCCACTGTCAGAATCTCGGTACTCGGAGTTCTTCAACGGTTGGGTGGACGAAAACCGACAGGACGATCATCATCACGATGAAGTGCTGGCCGCCATCAACTCGCTGGACGATCACGACGATGAGGGTGATGCGCATCACGCAGTCGAAGATCACGATGGTGGGGAGGATGATGGACACGATCAGGAcggagatgatgatgatcatgatgatggtgcacCGTACGCAGAGGAGGAAGATCACGACGATGATGAGGACGGTACGGAGgtgcaggatgatgatgaggatgaagGACCGGCATCGAAGCTGGATGACGATGAGGTAGAGGAGATCTACACTCAGCAGGAAGCAgccgaacaacaacaagcggctgcggatgacgatgatgatggagaTGACGATgggcaggatgatgatgacgaggaCGATGATGCCG TTTTGACAAATAGTAAGACAGAATTGGAAGATGacaatgatgataatgatgatgaacaggatgaaaatgatgatgataatgatgaaaataatgatgatgaaaatgcTGCCGCGGAAcaggacgacgatgatgagaATGAAGAAGATAATAATAAGAATGTAGATAGCGAAGAAG AACCCGCTGGAAATgctgacgacgatgacgacaatCAGAATGAATTAGCaaatgaggatgatgatgacgatcagGATGATACTCCATTCGATGAAGTT AAGCGATCTAATGCTTTGAATGATAATGCTAACCGAAACGTACCAACGATCAACGAAGACACAGTGCAAACGTCGGTCCCTGAACCGGAACGAAATCAGGTGCCTGTAACGACAACCGTCCCATCAACCGAAGGAGCAGTTACGGGCGACACGCTCAAAGATCAAATGGACGAGTTAGTTCGAAACTATAACAAACTAGCGGAGTCGTTAGACGTACCGAAGGTTGAGGAGGTGGTCGATTTTCCGGACACGATCGCTGCACAGGTGAATGAG GACGCgaacgatgatggtgatgaggaAGAAATTCTGGAAGTTACCCGTGGATCTCAGCCAGCaaacgacgatgacgacgatgatgtggatgatgatgatgctgcatTCAGCGAGCTCGTGGACAACGACGGAGGAGAAGAGGAATATCTGGAGAAGCTCCGTGCAGAGCAGCAGCGACGTGCAGCAGCGGAAGCAGAACGCAGAGCCGCTGCCGAGCCGGAAGAGGAAACTTCAC AAATCCCCTCGAGGGCTGAAGAAGCTGATCGGTCCTACCAGGAAGAACTGAGACGGGCTGAGCAGCAACTCGATGAG AACAAGCCCCAGGAAGCGCTGGCCGCTTTCGATCGTATATTGCTCAGAACGCCCAACTCGATCGATGCGCTAATTGGCCGAGCGCGATCGTTGGATGCGCTGGCAGAGCAGCGGCGCAGTAACGCGATCCTGACGGAAGCGATCGCCGCCTACCGGAAGGTGATCGAGCATGAGCTATCGGTCGACGACGGTACGCTCAAAACGGTAGCCGAACGGTGCATCGATCGTATGCGCTTCCAGGGCCAGCACGCGCAAGCGATCGAGGTGCATAACGTGCTGATTCGACGATTCGACAACGAACCGCTGTATCGGAATCAGCTTGCCGTAAGCTACCTTTACTTGAACAG ACTTGCCGAAGCAAAAGCCGTACTGCACGAGACGCTTCTCCGCTGGATCGACAATGGGTTCGCGCTGGTACACTACGGCTTTGTGCTGAAAAcgctcgaccaaaacatggaACTGGCGGCCCAGTACCTGCAGGAGGGCATCGAAACGGGCCATCCCGGTACGCAGGACGGCCGGTTCTACTTCCAGCTCGGCGATGCGCTCCAGCGGCTCGGGCGCAACAGCGAAGCGCGGGCCGTTTACCGGAAAGGTGTGCAGAAGAAGCTCTTCCGCTCGGTGTACCAGCGCTCGCTGTACAATGTGGACGGGCTGGCGGCCCGGCCCTACTGGACGGAGGAGCAAACGACGTACGCTACCGAGCTGGAGCTGATCCGCGCCAAGTGGCGGGAAGTGCGTGACGAAGGCCTGAAGTTGCTCACCAGTgccggtgtgtttgtgaacgAGTCGGAAAATCTGCGCGACCGGGGTGACTGGAAGCAGCTGGAGCTGTTCTCCCGGGGGGCCCGTGTGGAGCGAAACTGTGCccgtgcaccgtacacgtgcCGGCTGGTGGAGCAGTACTTTCCCGCTGCCCGGACGTGCAAGCGCGGGCAGGTGAAGTTTAGCGTGATGCATCCCGGGACGCACGTGTGGCCCCACTGCGGACCAACGAACTGTCGGGTGCGGGCGCATCTTGGGTTGCGTGTGCCACCGGGGACCTACATACGGGTGGCCGAAGAAACACG CTCCTGGGAGAACGGCAAGTGGTTGATCTTTGACGATAGCTTCGAGCACGAGGTGTGGCACAATGGGACGGAAACACGGTTGGTGCTGATAGTGGATTTTTGGCATCCCGAGCTTACGGAGAGTCAGCGGCGTACCCTGTCACCGATCTAA
- the LOC1276500 gene encoding aspartyl/asparaginyl beta-hydroxylase isoform X8 encodes MSGDTQAKKRKDKKRKKDDEDTVKETTVHAPKQPSAGAAQAAKEPGDVQMHIQSDHGTGGHWCAKVVFFILLAGLGALIGLIIMENQGVSNEDTPLSESRYSEFFNGWVDENRQDDHHHDEVLAAINSLDDHDDEGDAHHAVEDHDGGEDDGHDQDGDDDDHDDGAPYAEEEDHDDDEDGTEVQDDDEDEGPASKLDDDEVEEIYTQQEAAEQQQAAADDDDDGDDDGQDDDDEDDDAEPAGNADDDDDNQNELANEDDDDDQDDTPFDEVKRSNALNDNANRNVPTINEDTVQTSVPEPERNQVPVTTTVPSTEGAVTGDTLKDQMDELVRNYNKLAESLDVPKVEEVVDFPDTIAAQVNEDANDDGDEEEILEVTRGSQPANDDDDDDVDDDDAAFSELVDNDGGEEEYLEKLRAEQQRRAAAEAERRAAAEPEEETSQIPSRAEEADRSYQEELRRAEQQLDENKPQEALAAFDRILLRTPNSIDALIGRARSLDALAEQRRSNAILTEAIAAYRKVIEHELSVDDGTLKTVAERCIDRMRFQGQHAQAIEVHNVLIRRFDNEPLYRNQLAVSYLYLNRLAEAKAVLHETLLRWIDNGFALVHYGFVLKTLDQNMELAAQYLQEGIETGHPGTQDGRFYFQLGDALQRLGRNSEARAVYRKGVQKKLFRSVYQRSLYNVDGLAARPYWTEEQTTYATELELIRAKWREVRDEGLKLLTSAGVFVNESENLRDRGDWKQLELFSRGARVERNCARAPYTCRLVEQYFPAARTCKRGQVKFSVMHPGTHVWPHCGPTNCRVRAHLGLRVPPGTYIRVAEETRSWENGKWLIFDDSFEHEVWHNGTETRLVLIVDFWHPELTESQRRTLSPI; translated from the exons ATGTCTGGTGACACGCAGGCCAAGAAGCGGAAGGataagaagaggaagaaag ATGATGAAGATACGGTGAAGGAAACGACGGTCCATGCACCGAAGCAACCGTCAGCCGGTGCTGCCCAGGCCGCGAAGGAACCGGGCGATGTGCAGATGCACATCCAGAGCGACCACGGCACTGGCGGCCACTGGTGTGCGAAGGTCGTGTTCTTCATCCTGCTGGCCGGTCTCGGTGCACTGATTGGGCTGATCATTATGGAAAATCAGGGCGTCTCGAACGAGGACACGCCACTGTCAGAATCTCGGTACTCGGAGTTCTTCAACGGTTGGGTGGACGAAAACCGACAGGACGATCATCATCACGATGAAGTGCTGGCCGCCATCAACTCGCTGGACGATCACGACGATGAGGGTGATGCGCATCACGCAGTCGAAGATCACGATGGTGGGGAGGATGATGGACACGATCAGGAcggagatgatgatgatcatgatgatggtgcacCGTACGCAGAGGAGGAAGATCACGACGATGATGAGGACGGTACGGAGgtgcaggatgatgatgaggatgaagGACCGGCATCGAAGCTGGATGACGATGAGGTAGAGGAGATCTACACTCAGCAGGAAGCAgccgaacaacaacaagcggctgcggatgacgatgatgatggagaTGACGATgggcaggatgatgatgacgaggaCGATGATGCCG AACCCGCTGGAAATgctgacgacgatgacgacaatCAGAATGAATTAGCaaatgaggatgatgatgacgatcagGATGATACTCCATTCGATGAAGTT AAGCGATCTAATGCTTTGAATGATAATGCTAACCGAAACGTACCAACGATCAACGAAGACACAGTGCAAACGTCGGTCCCTGAACCGGAACGAAATCAGGTGCCTGTAACGACAACCGTCCCATCAACCGAAGGAGCAGTTACGGGCGACACGCTCAAAGATCAAATGGACGAGTTAGTTCGAAACTATAACAAACTAGCGGAGTCGTTAGACGTACCGAAGGTTGAGGAGGTGGTCGATTTTCCGGACACGATCGCTGCACAGGTGAATGAG GACGCgaacgatgatggtgatgaggaAGAAATTCTGGAAGTTACCCGTGGATCTCAGCCAGCaaacgacgatgacgacgatgatgtggatgatgatgatgctgcatTCAGCGAGCTCGTGGACAACGACGGAGGAGAAGAGGAATATCTGGAGAAGCTCCGTGCAGAGCAGCAGCGACGTGCAGCAGCGGAAGCAGAACGCAGAGCCGCTGCCGAGCCGGAAGAGGAAACTTCAC AAATCCCCTCGAGGGCTGAAGAAGCTGATCGGTCCTACCAGGAAGAACTGAGACGGGCTGAGCAGCAACTCGATGAG AACAAGCCCCAGGAAGCGCTGGCCGCTTTCGATCGTATATTGCTCAGAACGCCCAACTCGATCGATGCGCTAATTGGCCGAGCGCGATCGTTGGATGCGCTGGCAGAGCAGCGGCGCAGTAACGCGATCCTGACGGAAGCGATCGCCGCCTACCGGAAGGTGATCGAGCATGAGCTATCGGTCGACGACGGTACGCTCAAAACGGTAGCCGAACGGTGCATCGATCGTATGCGCTTCCAGGGCCAGCACGCGCAAGCGATCGAGGTGCATAACGTGCTGATTCGACGATTCGACAACGAACCGCTGTATCGGAATCAGCTTGCCGTAAGCTACCTTTACTTGAACAG ACTTGCCGAAGCAAAAGCCGTACTGCACGAGACGCTTCTCCGCTGGATCGACAATGGGTTCGCGCTGGTACACTACGGCTTTGTGCTGAAAAcgctcgaccaaaacatggaACTGGCGGCCCAGTACCTGCAGGAGGGCATCGAAACGGGCCATCCCGGTACGCAGGACGGCCGGTTCTACTTCCAGCTCGGCGATGCGCTCCAGCGGCTCGGGCGCAACAGCGAAGCGCGGGCCGTTTACCGGAAAGGTGTGCAGAAGAAGCTCTTCCGCTCGGTGTACCAGCGCTCGCTGTACAATGTGGACGGGCTGGCGGCCCGGCCCTACTGGACGGAGGAGCAAACGACGTACGCTACCGAGCTGGAGCTGATCCGCGCCAAGTGGCGGGAAGTGCGTGACGAAGGCCTGAAGTTGCTCACCAGTgccggtgtgtttgtgaacgAGTCGGAAAATCTGCGCGACCGGGGTGACTGGAAGCAGCTGGAGCTGTTCTCCCGGGGGGCCCGTGTGGAGCGAAACTGTGCccgtgcaccgtacacgtgcCGGCTGGTGGAGCAGTACTTTCCCGCTGCCCGGACGTGCAAGCGCGGGCAGGTGAAGTTTAGCGTGATGCATCCCGGGACGCACGTGTGGCCCCACTGCGGACCAACGAACTGTCGGGTGCGGGCGCATCTTGGGTTGCGTGTGCCACCGGGGACCTACATACGGGTGGCCGAAGAAACACG CTCCTGGGAGAACGGCAAGTGGTTGATCTTTGACGATAGCTTCGAGCACGAGGTGTGGCACAATGGGACGGAAACACGGTTGGTGCTGATAGTGGATTTTTGGCATCCCGAGCTTACGGAGAGTCAGCGGCGTACCCTGTCACCGATCTAA
- the LOC1276500 gene encoding aspartyl/asparaginyl beta-hydroxylase isoform X1, with protein sequence MSGDTQAKKRKDKKRKKDDEDTVKETTVHAPKQPSAGAAQAAKEPGDVQMHIQSDHGTGGHWCAKVVFFILLAGLGALIGLIIMENQGVSNEDTPLSESRYSEFFNGWVDENRQDDHHHDEVLAAINSLDDHDDEGDAHHAVEDHDGGEDDGHDQDGDDDDHDDGAPYAEEEDHDDDEDGTEVQDDDEDEGPASKLDDDEVEEIYTQQEAAEQQQAAADDDDDGDDDGQDDDDEDDDAVLTNSKTELEDDNDDNDDEQDENDDDNDENNDDENAAAEQDDDDENEEDNNKNVDSEEEPAGNADDDDDNQNELANEDDDDDQDDTPFDEVKRSNALNDNANRNVPTINEDTVQTSVPEPERNQVPVTTTVPSTEGAVTGDTLKDQMDELVRNYNKLAESLDVPKVEEVVDFPDTIAAQVNEDANDDGDEEEILEVTRGSQPANDDDDDDVDDDDAAFSELVDNDGGEEEYLEKLRAEQQRRAAAEAERRAAAEPEEETSQIPSPPVERVHEHHLPKLVVPPAGTSPGRARTPSPSGQRAARERHVEFLLPERDQQPEFELDEPAGFELERSSPAGDNGSKENLFVPESTSEEEELEPNEYAEQYSEYAEEQDEEELVYEEEEELIDDIDSVLLNQYGSDEEEEPLTDDNIPPGGEDEEEASDVDDTDLMRRLEEKYGKLPATGSAASPAATPTEGNDEEDEATAAGWTKIPSRAEEADRSYQEELRRAEQQLDENKPQEALAAFDRILLRTPNSIDALIGRARSLDALAEQRRSNAILTEAIAAYRKVIEHELSVDDGTLKTVAERCIDRMRFQGQHAQAIEVHNVLIRRFDNEPLYRNQLAVSYLYLNRLAEAKAVLHETLLRWIDNGFALVHYGFVLKTLDQNMELAAQYLQEGIETGHPGTQDGRFYFQLGDALQRLGRNSEARAVYRKGVQKKLFRSVYQRSLYNVDGLAARPYWTEEQTTYATELELIRAKWREVRDEGLKLLTSAGVFVNESENLRDRGDWKQLELFSRGARVERNCARAPYTCRLVEQYFPAARTCKRGQVKFSVMHPGTHVWPHCGPTNCRVRAHLGLRVPPGTYIRVAEETRSWENGKWLIFDDSFEHEVWHNGTETRLVLIVDFWHPELTESQRRTLSPI encoded by the exons ATGTCTGGTGACACGCAGGCCAAGAAGCGGAAGGataagaagaggaagaaag ATGATGAAGATACGGTGAAGGAAACGACGGTCCATGCACCGAAGCAACCGTCAGCCGGTGCTGCCCAGGCCGCGAAGGAACCGGGCGATGTGCAGATGCACATCCAGAGCGACCACGGCACTGGCGGCCACTGGTGTGCGAAGGTCGTGTTCTTCATCCTGCTGGCCGGTCTCGGTGCACTGATTGGGCTGATCATTATGGAAAATCAGGGCGTCTCGAACGAGGACACGCCACTGTCAGAATCTCGGTACTCGGAGTTCTTCAACGGTTGGGTGGACGAAAACCGACAGGACGATCATCATCACGATGAAGTGCTGGCCGCCATCAACTCGCTGGACGATCACGACGATGAGGGTGATGCGCATCACGCAGTCGAAGATCACGATGGTGGGGAGGATGATGGACACGATCAGGAcggagatgatgatgatcatgatgatggtgcacCGTACGCAGAGGAGGAAGATCACGACGATGATGAGGACGGTACGGAGgtgcaggatgatgatgaggatgaagGACCGGCATCGAAGCTGGATGACGATGAGGTAGAGGAGATCTACACTCAGCAGGAAGCAgccgaacaacaacaagcggctgcggatgacgatgatgatggagaTGACGATgggcaggatgatgatgacgaggaCGATGATGCCG TTTTGACAAATAGTAAGACAGAATTGGAAGATGacaatgatgataatgatgatgaacaggatgaaaatgatgatgataatgatgaaaataatgatgatgaaaatgcTGCCGCGGAAcaggacgacgatgatgagaATGAAGAAGATAATAATAAGAATGTAGATAGCGAAGAAG AACCCGCTGGAAATgctgacgacgatgacgacaatCAGAATGAATTAGCaaatgaggatgatgatgacgatcagGATGATACTCCATTCGATGAAGTT AAGCGATCTAATGCTTTGAATGATAATGCTAACCGAAACGTACCAACGATCAACGAAGACACAGTGCAAACGTCGGTCCCTGAACCGGAACGAAATCAGGTGCCTGTAACGACAACCGTCCCATCAACCGAAGGAGCAGTTACGGGCGACACGCTCAAAGATCAAATGGACGAGTTAGTTCGAAACTATAACAAACTAGCGGAGTCGTTAGACGTACCGAAGGTTGAGGAGGTGGTCGATTTTCCGGACACGATCGCTGCACAGGTGAATGAG GACGCgaacgatgatggtgatgaggaAGAAATTCTGGAAGTTACCCGTGGATCTCAGCCAGCaaacgacgatgacgacgatgatgtggatgatgatgatgctgcatTCAGCGAGCTCGTGGACAACGACGGAGGAGAAGAGGAATATCTGGAGAAGCTCCGTGCAGAGCAGCAGCGACGTGCAGCAGCGGAAGCAGAACGCAGAGCCGCTGCCGAGCCGGAAGAGGAAACTTCAC AAATCCCCTCACCACCGGTTGAGCGCGTTCACGAACACCACCTCCCAAAGCTTGTTGTCCCTCCCGCGGGCACGTCACCCGGTCGCGCGCGAACACCGTCGCCATCGGGCCAGCGAGCTGCAAGGGAAAGGCACGTTGAGTTTCTGTTGCCCGAGCGGGACCAACAGCCCGAGTTCGAGCTGGACGAGCCGGCAGGGTTTGAGCTGGAGCGCTCCTCGCCCGCCGGTGACAATGGCAGCAAGGAGAACCTGTTCGTGCCGGAGTCCAccagcgaggaggaggagctggaACCGAACGAGTACGCGGAACAGTACAGCGAGTACGCGGAGGAgcaggacgaggaggagctcgtgtacgaggaggaggaagagctgATCGACGACATCGACTCGGTGCTGCTCAATCAGTACGGttcggacgaggaggaggaaccACTGACTGACGACAACATTCCGCCGGGTGGGGAAGACGAGGAGGAGGCGTCCGATGTCGATGACACCGATCTGATGCGACGGTTGGAGGAAAAGTATGGCAAGCTGCCGGCGACCGGTAGTGCAGCTTCGCCGGCGGCCACACCGACCGAGGGcaacgacgaggaggacgaggcGACCGCTGCCGGCTGGACAA AAATCCCCTCGAGGGCTGAAGAAGCTGATCGGTCCTACCAGGAAGAACTGAGACGGGCTGAGCAGCAACTCGATGAG AACAAGCCCCAGGAAGCGCTGGCCGCTTTCGATCGTATATTGCTCAGAACGCCCAACTCGATCGATGCGCTAATTGGCCGAGCGCGATCGTTGGATGCGCTGGCAGAGCAGCGGCGCAGTAACGCGATCCTGACGGAAGCGATCGCCGCCTACCGGAAGGTGATCGAGCATGAGCTATCGGTCGACGACGGTACGCTCAAAACGGTAGCCGAACGGTGCATCGATCGTATGCGCTTCCAGGGCCAGCACGCGCAAGCGATCGAGGTGCATAACGTGCTGATTCGACGATTCGACAACGAACCGCTGTATCGGAATCAGCTTGCCGTAAGCTACCTTTACTTGAACAG ACTTGCCGAAGCAAAAGCCGTACTGCACGAGACGCTTCTCCGCTGGATCGACAATGGGTTCGCGCTGGTACACTACGGCTTTGTGCTGAAAAcgctcgaccaaaacatggaACTGGCGGCCCAGTACCTGCAGGAGGGCATCGAAACGGGCCATCCCGGTACGCAGGACGGCCGGTTCTACTTCCAGCTCGGCGATGCGCTCCAGCGGCTCGGGCGCAACAGCGAAGCGCGGGCCGTTTACCGGAAAGGTGTGCAGAAGAAGCTCTTCCGCTCGGTGTACCAGCGCTCGCTGTACAATGTGGACGGGCTGGCGGCCCGGCCCTACTGGACGGAGGAGCAAACGACGTACGCTACCGAGCTGGAGCTGATCCGCGCCAAGTGGCGGGAAGTGCGTGACGAAGGCCTGAAGTTGCTCACCAGTgccggtgtgtttgtgaacgAGTCGGAAAATCTGCGCGACCGGGGTGACTGGAAGCAGCTGGAGCTGTTCTCCCGGGGGGCCCGTGTGGAGCGAAACTGTGCccgtgcaccgtacacgtgcCGGCTGGTGGAGCAGTACTTTCCCGCTGCCCGGACGTGCAAGCGCGGGCAGGTGAAGTTTAGCGTGATGCATCCCGGGACGCACGTGTGGCCCCACTGCGGACCAACGAACTGTCGGGTGCGGGCGCATCTTGGGTTGCGTGTGCCACCGGGGACCTACATACGGGTGGCCGAAGAAACACG CTCCTGGGAGAACGGCAAGTGGTTGATCTTTGACGATAGCTTCGAGCACGAGGTGTGGCACAATGGGACGGAAACACGGTTGGTGCTGATAGTGGATTTTTGGCATCCCGAGCTTACGGAGAGTCAGCGGCGTACCCTGTCACCGATCTAA